The Thalassospira sp. TSL5-1 genome contains the following window.
CTCCACGGCGCTGCTGTGGGGTGTTTCTGTGGTGATGGGGTTGGGGGTTGCCGTGTTTCAAACGGCTTTGCCAGCGGCAACGCGGATTTGGACGCCCACACATACGGCCCTTGGCAGTGCGGTTTATCTGAATGGCATGATGTTGGGGGAATTATCCGGGGCAGGGTTGACCCTGCCAGTGGTGTTGCCGCTGGCAGGGGGTGACTGGCGATTTGCCCTGGTTTTATGGGCGGCGCCTATTTTGCTGATTGCGCTTTTGGTGTTGTTGGTGCGCGTGCCCAAACTGTCCGTCCATGTAGGCGGGAGCGATGATGCACCCTTTCTTTCGGCCAGGTCTTCGTTGCCGCGCGCAAATGATGGGCGTGTATGGCAATATGGCCTGTTGTTGGGGAGCTCGGTTGTCGCCTTTTTTGTGGTCAATGCCTATATGGGCGCGATCCTTCAGGCGCGGGGCGAGGCGGATGCCCTTACAGGCGTGCTATTCGCCTATAATGTGATGCCGCTTTTTGCCTCTTTCGCGGTTGTTTTGGTTCCGAAATGGATCGGGTTTCGTCAACCGGTTGCCGTGTCGGCCCTGATCGCGGCAATCGGGCTGGCGGGCTTTATTGTTTTTGAGGGGTGGGTATCCTGGCTATCGGCCCTGGCAGTTGGCTTTGCCGCAACAATCGAGCTGATTTTACTGGTATCCTTGCCGCCGGTTATTGCGTCCGGTATTGCCGTCACCCGGCTAAGTGCGGGCATGACCCTGATTGGTTTTGGCGTAGCGTTTGTGCTGTCATTGCTGGGAGGCTTGCTGGCAGACCGCAGCGGAAGTGCGGAAACGGCCCTGATGCCGGCACTGTGTTTTATGCTGCTGGCATTTGCCGCCTTGGGCAGATTTGCCCGTTATCCGGCTTATAAATGACATTAAGCAATGGATTGCCGCATTTTCGGGCGTGCCGTTGCTTCATCCGCTTTGGGTCAGGGCGCGTTCAACCTGCAAAAGGTGGGCGCGCATGGCTTCTTCGGCGCGGTTGGGGTTGCGTTGTTCGATGGCATCAACAATGGCGTGGTGCTGTTCGGATAATTTGGTGATCAGGCGGTCTGAATGGCTGCTTTCGCGCATGCGAGCCCAGGCGGCATCACGGCGCACGGCATTTACGGCCTCAAATACCGCTAAAAACAGGGTATTGCGCACACTTTCGGCCAGTTTTTGATGAAAGGCCGAATCCCATTTTTCATAATCGGCCTGGTTTTGGGCCTGGGCGGCGTTTTCCACCATCATGCGCATGGTATCAATGTCGGCTTGGGATGCCCGCAGGGCGGCAAAGCGCGCCATTGATGGTTCAATTTCAAGGCGGACTTCCATGATTTCATGGGGGCTGGTTTTGGTGGCAAGCCCTTCCAGGCGGCGCAAACGCGGGGTGGGCGGGGTGCCAACAAAGGTGCCTTGTCCCTGCCGCCGCCAGATCAGCCCGTCGGTTTCAAGTTCGTCAAGTGCCTTGCGGAGCGCACGGCGGCCCACATCAAGTTTTTCGGCCAGGCTGCGCTCGGCAATAACACGGCCATTCTCCACATATTGCCCCTGGTTAAAGGCATTGCGCAGTTTTTCGGCCAGCCCCTGTGTTGATATATCATTCATGGCGGTTTTTCTTGTTGCGACGGACGTTTCCAGTGCCATCAGGTATCAAAAAATCAGGTCATGGAACATGCGAATTGATGTGACGAGCAGGAAAAGCCCAAAACAGATGCGCAAGGCACGTTGCGGAATGCTGTGCGCAATGCGTGCGCCGACTGGTGCAAACATCACGGTCATGGGTATCAGAAGGGCGGCAGCCAGCACATTGACATAACCCAGCGAAAAGGGCGGTCTGCCATCAATGCCAATGCCCGACATGGCATAACCAATGGTGCCGGGCAGGGCAATGATCAGGCCAATGGCCGATGCGGTGCCGACAGCCTTGCGAATGTCATAACCCAGAAAACTGAGCATCGGCACGCAAATGGTGCCCCCGCCAATGCCCATCATGGCCGAAAGCCCCCCGGCCAGAATGCCCAGTAAGGCCCATACCGATTTGGGCGGATTTTTTTGTGGGTCGGCAGACCGGTCGCGGGCCAGCATCATGTTGGTGGCGACCAGCAGGGCCACCACGGCAAAAACGCCGGTCAGAACACGCCCATCGACATGGCCGCCAATGGCCGTGCCAATAATAACGCCCACAACAATGGCAGGGCCCCAGCGTTTAAGCAGCCCGACATCAACCGCCCCTTTTTTGTAATGGCTGCGTGTTGAGGACAAGGCGGTGGCAATGATGGTGGTCAGCGATGTTGCCACGGCAATTTGCATGCGCATGCTTTCATCCACCCCCATCACGGAGAGGAAATGATACAGCACCGGTACAATGACAATGCCGCCGCCAACACCCAGTAATCCTGCCATAATGCCGCCAACCACACCGGCAAACAGCATGGCGCCGCCCCAAACCAGATAAAGATGTGCGCCGCTTCCCAGATCCATCATTCTGAACCAATCCAAACCAATTTTGCTTTAATGTGTTAATGGTTCTACGCATAAATCAATATTTTTGTATAGATATTTTGCAAATGCGAAGGTTGAAAATGCCAATTTGTGGCGAATTTGTGTTTTCCGCTTGCGTTGCAGCAATGAAGGTGCAAACAATATGGGCATAAACATAACGAACCATATCTAAAATGGTTTGACTATATAATGAACCACTTATCAGGAGGCTGGAGATATGCTTCGCAAAATTGCGATGGCGGCGGGATTGATGCTGGCCGCTGCGGCGGTAACGCCGGTTATGGCGCAGGATTATCCAAGTAAACCGATTGAATTTATTGTTCCCTGGGGCCCGGGTGGCGGTAGTGACACCCTGATGCGCATTGTTGGCCTTGGCCTGTCGGAAGTGACCGGCCAGCCGGTGCCAATTATTAATATGCCCGGCGTTGGCGGAACGGTGGGCCTGAAGGAATTTGCCAAGCGCCCGGCAGATGGCTATACGATTTCGCAAATCCACGAAGGGTTGTTAACGGCAAATAAAACCGGCATCACCGACCTGGATTGGGACAGCTTTATTCCGGTCGCGCTGGTGGCATCTTCGCCGCAATATCTGACGCTTTCCAAAAACGACAATTTCAAAAATCTTGAGGAACTCAAGGCCTATGCAAAGGCCAACCCGGGCAAGGTGCGCGCCGGTGTGACGCTGGGCGGGGTGCCACATTTGCACATGGCCATGATCGAGGATGCTTTGGGTGTCGAGTTCAGTTATGTCGGGTTCCGCGACACGGGTGAACGTATTCGCGCCCTGGTGGGCGGCAATATTGATATTGCCATTGGCGATGTTTCATCGGCGAGTGAGTTTGTGAAAAACGGCGATCTGATTTTTGCCGGTGTGGGCACGGAAGAACGCACCGCCGAAGAACCCGATGTGCCAACGATGAAAGAACAGGGTTACGATTTGCAAATGGCGGTGACCCGCGGGGTTGTTCTGCCCAAGGGCACACCGCAGCCGATTGTCGACAAGCTGGCGGATGATTTGAAAAAAGCCATGTCGCTTGATGACATTAAAACCAAAATGAAAAATGCCGGTTCTGCCAATGTCTTCATTGGCGAGGAAGATTACAAAGCCTATCTCGAAAAACTTGATGCTGACGTGACCAAACTGGTCGGCAAGTTGCAGGGATGACGGCCGATACCCCGAAACCGGCGGCGGCAGATGCAGTGGCATCTGCTGCCACGCGGGCCAGAAACGAACTGGCCCGGCTGGTTTCCTATATTGTTTTTGGTGTTGCTGCAGTTTATTGCGTCTGGCGGGCATCATCCTTGCCGACATCACGCTGGGAGCCATTGGGGGCCGGGTCTTTCCCCAAGCTGGTTTTCATTGTGCTGGCAGCTTTGTGCCTGTTTGCCGCCATCAAGTCGGTGATTGATATTCACCGGAATGGCGGCATGCCCGAAGCGGTTTATGCCTTTGGGCGCTGGCTTAAAATCCGGCGCATTTCCTTTGCGATTTACGGTTTGCTGGTGATTTACCTTGGCGTGTTGTCCACGTTGGGCTTTTCGCTGGCGACGTTCGGCTTTTTGCTGATTGCGCAATTGCTGATCGCGGGTGTGACGCGCCGAACGGTTATTCAGTCTGTTATCGCCGCATTGGTGTTTTCGTTCGGGCTGAACATGCTGTTTGCCGATGTTTTCAATGTTTTCCTGCCGCGTGGTGTTCTGATTGCCTTTTAGGCAGCGATACAGCGCCGTCACATACTGCTGAAAGTTCAGACATATGTTGGATGCTTTTTT
Protein-coding sequences here:
- a CDS encoding sulfite exporter TauE/SafE family protein produces the protein MMDLGSGAHLYLVWGGAMLFAGVVGGIMAGLLGVGGGIVIVPVLYHFLSVMGVDESMRMQIAVATSLTTIIATALSSTRSHYKKGAVDVGLLKRWGPAIVVGVIIGTAIGGHVDGRVLTGVFAVVALLVATNMMLARDRSADPQKNPPKSVWALLGILAGGLSAMMGIGGGTICVPMLSFLGYDIRKAVGTASAIGLIIALPGTIGYAMSGIGIDGRPPFSLGYVNVLAAALLIPMTVMFAPVGARIAHSIPQRALRICFGLFLLVTSIRMFHDLIF
- a CDS encoding tripartite tricarboxylate transporter substrate binding protein yields the protein MLRKIAMAAGLMLAAAAVTPVMAQDYPSKPIEFIVPWGPGGGSDTLMRIVGLGLSEVTGQPVPIINMPGVGGTVGLKEFAKRPADGYTISQIHEGLLTANKTGITDLDWDSFIPVALVASSPQYLTLSKNDNFKNLEELKAYAKANPGKVRAGVTLGGVPHLHMAMIEDALGVEFSYVGFRDTGERIRALVGGNIDIAIGDVSSASEFVKNGDLIFAGVGTEERTAEEPDVPTMKEQGYDLQMAVTRGVVLPKGTPQPIVDKLADDLKKAMSLDDIKTKMKNAGSANVFIGEEDYKAYLEKLDADVTKLVGKLQG
- a CDS encoding FadR/GntR family transcriptional regulator — protein: MNDISTQGLAEKLRNAFNQGQYVENGRVIAERSLAEKLDVGRRALRKALDELETDGLIWRRQGQGTFVGTPPTPRLRRLEGLATKTSPHEIMEVRLEIEPSMARFAALRASQADIDTMRMMVENAAQAQNQADYEKWDSAFHQKLAESVRNTLFLAVFEAVNAVRRDAAWARMRESSHSDRLITKLSEQHHAIVDAIEQRNPNRAEEAMRAHLLQVERALTQSG
- a CDS encoding CynX/NimT family MFS transporter — its product is MCRDIAKPSAALPPYGMLAVLWLVGWTLRVPILSAPPLATRMANSFDLGAAGIGALTMLPVIAVAFGAVPAAWIIGRFGVRAAIVGGLVVMVVASVARGQVPSTALLWGVSVVMGLGVAVFQTALPAATRIWTPTHTALGSAVYLNGMMLGELSGAGLTLPVVLPLAGGDWRFALVLWAAPILLIALLVLLVRVPKLSVHVGGSDDAPFLSARSSLPRANDGRVWQYGLLLGSSVVAFFVVNAYMGAILQARGEADALTGVLFAYNVMPLFASFAVVLVPKWIGFRQPVAVSALIAAIGLAGFIVFEGWVSWLSALAVGFAATIELILLVSLPPVIASGIAVTRLSAGMTLIGFGVAFVLSLLGGLLADRSGSAETALMPALCFMLLAFAALGRFARYPAYK
- a CDS encoding tripartite tricarboxylate transporter TctB family protein; translated protein: MTADTPKPAAADAVASAATRARNELARLVSYIVFGVAAVYCVWRASSLPTSRWEPLGAGSFPKLVFIVLAALCLFAAIKSVIDIHRNGGMPEAVYAFGRWLKIRRISFAIYGLLVIYLGVLSTLGFSLATFGFLLIAQLLIAGVTRRTVIQSVIAALVFSFGLNMLFADVFNVFLPRGVLIAF